One part of the uncultured Celeribacter sp. genome encodes these proteins:
- a CDS encoding helix-turn-helix transcriptional regulator, with protein sequence MVHTYFGIEMDCQSVSTLPEWCVEMDVHEALTQRMPAVEAVRAGMPRVLWGIDFPDLQPETTVASTRFAQRRLDHFNQRSSVVFAMPNAGGLFEGGGVGLGADMPGEAFLAFLAERGGMLSVAANAAYTRMLSLRLRADDCAKRPSPLSPRQEQILQRLAGGRKLGEIADELGISDSAVALYLANLRKKLKVRTKEEALALSILQGWIKT encoded by the coding sequence GTGGTTCACACCTACTTCGGCATCGAGATGGATTGCCAGAGTGTTTCGACCTTGCCGGAGTGGTGCGTCGAAATGGATGTGCACGAGGCCTTGACCCAGCGGATGCCTGCTGTCGAGGCGGTACGCGCTGGCATGCCGCGGGTGCTCTGGGGGATCGACTTCCCGGATCTGCAGCCAGAGACAACAGTCGCATCCACGCGGTTTGCACAGCGACGTCTGGACCATTTCAACCAGCGATCATCGGTGGTCTTTGCGATGCCCAATGCGGGCGGCCTGTTCGAAGGTGGTGGGGTCGGACTTGGGGCCGACATGCCGGGCGAGGCCTTTCTTGCTTTTCTGGCGGAGCGGGGCGGGATGCTGTCGGTCGCGGCCAACGCTGCCTATACGCGCATGCTGTCGTTGCGGCTGCGTGCAGACGATTGCGCAAAGCGTCCGTCACCGCTGTCTCCCCGGCAAGAACAGATCCTGCAGCGGCTCGCCGGGGGGCGCAAGCTGGGCGAGATCGCCGATGAACTGGGTATTTCGGACAGTGCGGTTGCACTCTATCTGGCGAATCTGCGCAAAAAGCTGAAAGTCCGCACCAAGGAAGAAGCGCTGGCGCTTTCCATTCTGCAAGGATGGATCAAGACCTGA
- a CDS encoding DUF6456 domain-containing protein → MGRGTGNHRTEAHSAGQGLPAWVPQAAKHYLAHTERGDSIRALARRGGCAPSTVMRQVRKIEQKRDDPLIDELLTSLSQPRGACDAAQCLGSAGIQGKQKPKEGAQMSAADFPATPDDDALEGAALRVLQRLSESGACLAVARDMERAVVVRDMPDGRAVRTAVLDRQLAQAMALKDWIVVKAQGKITRYVISAAGRAVVRRLIGTGQTGAPGFGEAPMPFVAQDSRAARVRYHPSESPVMVLARRRLKNGDAFLGGDLVAAAERLREDFELSRLGAGPGPDWGQVMTDAQLARSLGDPHGLGAEAARARLALALAELGPGLGDVALRCCCYLEGMEQIEKRMGWAARSGKVVLRIALQRLAAHFKRAGYSGLVG, encoded by the coding sequence GTGGGACGCGGAACCGGGAACCATCGAACAGAGGCGCATAGCGCAGGGCAGGGATTGCCAGCCTGGGTGCCGCAGGCGGCCAAACACTATCTGGCCCATACGGAACGTGGGGATTCCATTCGTGCGCTGGCCCGGCGAGGCGGCTGTGCGCCTTCGACGGTGATGCGGCAGGTTCGCAAGATCGAACAAAAGCGGGACGATCCGCTGATTGACGAACTGCTGACGTCGCTAAGTCAGCCGCGCGGAGCCTGCGATGCGGCGCAGTGCCTTGGGTCGGCCGGGATACAAGGTAAACAAAAGCCAAAGGAGGGTGCCCAGATGAGCGCGGCCGATTTTCCCGCAACCCCCGATGATGACGCGCTGGAAGGGGCCGCCCTTCGCGTTTTGCAACGGCTGAGCGAAAGCGGCGCCTGTCTTGCGGTGGCGCGCGACATGGAACGCGCTGTGGTCGTGCGGGATATGCCCGACGGGCGCGCAGTGCGGACCGCTGTACTGGACCGTCAGCTGGCACAGGCCATGGCGCTCAAGGACTGGATCGTGGTGAAGGCGCAGGGGAAGATCACCCGTTATGTCATCTCGGCGGCCGGGCGGGCCGTTGTCCGGCGTCTCATCGGCACGGGTCAGACCGGGGCACCCGGTTTTGGCGAAGCACCGATGCCCTTTGTGGCACAGGATAGCCGCGCCGCACGAGTGCGCTATCACCCGTCGGAAAGTCCGGTCATGGTTCTGGCGCGACGGCGTCTGAAGAACGGAGACGCGTTTCTGGGCGGCGATCTGGTTGCGGCGGCGGAACGGCTGCGCGAAGATTTCGAATTGTCGCGCCTTGGTGCGGGGCCGGGGCCGGACTGGGGGCAGGTGATGACCGATGCCCAGCTTGCCCGCAGTCTGGGCGACCCCCACGGTCTGGGGGCGGAGGCGGCACGGGCGCGTCTGGCACTGGCGCTGGCTGAGCTGGGGCCGGGGCTGGGCGATGTGGCGCTGCGCTGCTGCTGCTATCTCGAAGGCATGGAACAGATCGAAAAGCGGATGGGCTGGGCCGCGCGCTCTGGCAAGGTGGTGTTACGGATTGCGCTGCAACGGCTTGCGGCGCATTTCAAACGCGCTGGCTATTCCGGTTTGGTGGGCTGA
- a CDS encoding DUF6477 family protein: MSSALLQLNRLRRPRLLLRAARLGVPQYCRARTLKRLLPDKRHAPGEQILRALLILEQDLDHARRARDAQYESARHVEVLIALLSEAGRLAAVPAIPFSGMAVPPPPQTAVEIGKTTW, encoded by the coding sequence ATGTCTTCAGCGCTATTGCAGCTCAACCGCCTGCGTCGTCCGCGCCTATTGCTGCGCGCCGCCCGTCTTGGCGTACCCCAGTATTGTCGTGCCAGAACGCTCAAACGGCTGCTTCCTGACAAACGTCATGCCCCCGGCGAGCAGATTTTGCGCGCACTTTTAATCCTCGAACAGGATCTGGATCACGCCCGCCGCGCCCGGGACGCGCAGTATGAAAGCGCGCGCCATGTCGAGGTGCTGATCGCGCTTCTGTCCGAAGCCGGACGGCTTGCGGCGGTCCCCGCGATACCCTTCTCCGGCATGGCTGTACCGCCGCCGCCCCAAACTGCCGTCGAAATCGGGAAAACGACCTGGTAA
- the guaA gene encoding glutamine-hydrolyzing GMP synthase, with protein MTQLTHDRLLIIDFGSQVTQLIARRLRELNVYCEIHPYQNVTDESLKEMAPKAIIFSGGPDSVMREGSPRPPKTAYELGVPILGICYGQQVMMHDLGGRVEAGEHATAEFGRAYVTPTDKHTDFFNGWFMDPTGKEQVWMSHGDHVAEIAPGFDVYGTSPGAPFAMTADLERRFYAVQFHPEVHHTPNGATLYENFVKLAGFKGDWTMGAYREEMIQKIREQVGNKKVICGLSGGVDSSVTAILLHEAIGDQLTCVFVDHGLLRLNEAEQVVTMFRDNYNLNLIAADESDLFLDALEGVSDPEVKRKTIGKLFIDVFQKYANEIEGAEFLAQGTLYPDVIESVSFSGGPSVTIKSHHNVGGLPEKMGLKLVEPLRELFKDEVRALGHELGLPASFIGRHPFPGPGLAIRCPGEITREKLDILRKADAVYIDQIRKHGLYDEIWQAFAAILPMRTVGVMGDGRTYDYALALRAVTSVDGMTADYYPFSHEFLGETSTRIINEVKGVNRVFYDCTSKPPGTIEME; from the coding sequence ATGACCCAATTGACCCATGACCGCCTCCTCATCATTGACTTTGGTTCACAGGTGACCCAGCTCATCGCGCGCCGCCTTCGCGAACTCAATGTCTATTGCGAAATCCACCCCTATCAGAACGTCACCGACGAAAGCCTGAAAGAGATGGCGCCCAAGGCGATCATCTTCTCCGGCGGTCCCGACAGCGTGATGCGCGAAGGCTCACCCCGCCCGCCCAAAACGGCTTATGAGCTGGGCGTGCCGATCCTTGGCATCTGTTACGGGCAGCAGGTCATGATGCACGATCTGGGCGGTCGCGTTGAAGCGGGTGAACATGCCACCGCCGAATTCGGCCGCGCTTATGTGACACCGACCGACAAGCATACCGACTTTTTCAACGGCTGGTTTATGGACCCGACGGGCAAGGAACAGGTCTGGATGAGCCACGGCGATCACGTCGCAGAAATCGCCCCGGGCTTTGACGTTTACGGCACCTCTCCGGGCGCGCCCTTCGCGATGACCGCCGATCTTGAGCGTCGGTTCTACGCCGTGCAGTTCCACCCCGAGGTGCATCACACGCCGAACGGCGCGACGCTCTATGAGAACTTCGTCAAACTTGCCGGGTTCAAGGGCGACTGGACCATGGGCGCCTATCGCGAGGAAATGATCCAGAAGATCCGCGAACAGGTCGGCAACAAGAAAGTCATCTGCGGTCTCTCGGGCGGCGTCGATAGCTCTGTCACTGCCATTCTGCTGCACGAGGCCATTGGCGATCAGTTGACCTGTGTCTTTGTCGACCATGGCTTGCTGCGCCTCAACGAGGCGGAACAGGTGGTCACCATGTTCCGCGACAACTACAATCTGAACCTCATTGCCGCGGACGAAAGCGATCTGTTCCTCGATGCGCTCGAAGGCGTCTCCGACCCCGAGGTCAAACGCAAAACCATCGGCAAGCTGTTCATCGACGTGTTCCAGAAATACGCCAATGAGATCGAAGGCGCAGAGTTCCTTGCCCAGGGCACGCTTTACCCTGACGTAATCGAAAGCGTGTCTTTCTCCGGCGGACCTTCGGTGACAATCAAGTCGCACCACAACGTTGGCGGTCTGCCCGAGAAAATGGGCCTGAAACTGGTCGAGCCGCTGCGCGAGCTGTTCAAGGACGAAGTGCGCGCGCTGGGCCATGAGTTGGGCCTGCCGGCGTCGTTCATCGGACGCCATCCCTTCCCGGGACCGGGTCTTGCGATCCGCTGCCCCGGCGAGATCACCCGTGAAAAGCTCGACATCCTGCGCAAGGCCGATGCGGTCTATATCGACCAGATCCGCAAACACGGTCTCTATGACGAGATCTGGCAGGCCTTTGCCGCGATCCTGCCGATGCGCACCGTGGGCGTGATGGGCGACGGGCGCACCTATGACTATGCGCTGGCGCTGCGGGCGGTCACCTCGGTCGACGGCATGACCGCCGACTATTACCCGTTCAGCCACGAGTTCCTCGGCGAAACCTCGACCCGGATCATCAATGAGGTCAAAGGCGTGAACCGTGTGTTCTACGACTGCACCTCGAAACCGCCGGGCACCATCGAAATGGAATAA
- a CDS encoding putative quinol monooxygenase — protein sequence MGRVLLTGTMRCAPHEVDDVVALLDLHRRLSRAEPGCLQFDLWQDELDPSLFHVHEVFRSESDFEAHQTRTRRSDWWRITHAMTRNFTRSPA from the coding sequence ATGGGAAGAGTTTTACTGACAGGTACGATGCGCTGTGCGCCGCATGAGGTCGACGATGTCGTCGCCCTGCTGGATCTGCACCGGCGTCTTTCGCGAGCAGAACCGGGATGTCTGCAGTTCGATCTGTGGCAAGACGAACTCGATCCCTCGCTATTCCACGTGCATGAGGTGTTTCGCAGCGAATCCGATTTCGAGGCCCATCAAACCCGCACCCGCCGCTCTGACTGGTGGCGCATCACCCATGCGATGACGCGCAATTTTACTCGTTCCCCTGCATGA
- a CDS encoding DMT family transporter has translation MPQTVPHPMRAALWMLGALCGFSLMAVSGRMLSGSLDTFEILGYRSFFGLLLVLGVALARRRTHELRPRAMRLHLGRNLGHFFAQNLWLYALTLIPLAQLFALEFSYPILVGLGAALFLGERMTPLRALTSLIGFCGILIVARPFGADGLSLGLIAAMVSAFGFAASALFTKQLTRTVDVSVLGIMFWMVTLQLIFGLGCALLDGQVSWLSLQDLPWVMIYGFAGLWAHFCLTTALSIAPASIVTPMDFLRLPLIAVIGMLFYSEPLDGYVFLGAVIIFGANYANILNETRRRRARNGNFGKKTT, from the coding sequence ATGCCACAAACCGTGCCGCACCCTATGCGCGCGGCGCTTTGGATGCTGGGCGCGCTCTGCGGCTTTTCACTGATGGCCGTTTCCGGGCGTATGCTGTCCGGCTCTCTCGATACCTTCGAAATTCTCGGCTACCGGTCGTTTTTCGGCCTGCTGCTGGTGCTGGGCGTCGCGCTGGCCCGTCGCCGCACGCACGAGCTTCGCCCCCGCGCCATGCGTCTGCATCTGGGCCGCAATCTGGGCCATTTCTTTGCCCAGAACCTATGGCTTTATGCCCTGACACTGATCCCGCTGGCGCAGCTCTTTGCGCTCGAGTTTTCCTATCCGATCCTCGTGGGCCTTGGGGCCGCGCTGTTTCTGGGGGAACGGATGACGCCGCTACGAGCGCTGACGTCGCTCATCGGGTTCTGCGGCATTCTCATCGTCGCCCGCCCCTTTGGGGCCGACGGTCTGTCTCTGGGGCTGATCGCCGCCATGGTGTCGGCCTTTGGCTTTGCCGCCTCGGCCCTGTTCACAAAGCAATTGACACGCACTGTGGATGTGTCGGTGCTGGGGATCATGTTCTGGATGGTGACACTGCAACTGATCTTCGGCCTGGGGTGCGCCTTGCTCGATGGTCAGGTGTCGTGGCTCAGCCTGCAGGACCTTCCCTGGGTCATGATCTACGGCTTTGCCGGGCTGTGGGCCCATTTCTGCCTGACCACAGCGCTGAGCATCGCGCCTGCCTCCATCGTCACCCCCATGGATTTCCTGCGCCTGCCGCTGATCGCGGTGATCGGCATGCTGTTTTACAGCGAACCGCTGGATGGCTATGTCTTCCTTGGCGCCGTAATCATCTTTGGCGCCAATTACGCCAACATCCTGAACGAAACGCGCCGGCGCCGGGCACGCAATGGCAATTTCGGCAAGAAAACCACATAG
- a CDS encoding outer membrane protein transport protein → MKNTSILAAALAVGATGAYAGGMDRSGQSIAPLFETGSYVELSFGSVSPDVSGTLGADSGDVTPSFSMVSGAYKQDFNEQLSFALIIDQPFGADVDYGTGTGYPIAGSNASVDTTGVTAILRYKFNDRFSVYGGVRNLSSEGEVQLVLPPSGTPYEMTTSNENDWSYLVGVAYEIPDIALRASLTYNSGTDISFDTHEEYGPGLAATLDSTMDVTMPKSINFDFQTGIAADTLLMFSARWVEWTSTTIAPDAYTGLLTLAGAADTDLVNHDDDTISYTLGVGRRFNDKLSGSLSIGYEKANGGISGNLSPTDGYKSISAGLKYQITEQTAISGGVSYAWIGDTTTSIGGEFEDNNALGVGIRLSHHF, encoded by the coding sequence ATGAAAAACACGTCAATTCTGGCTGCGGCACTCGCAGTCGGCGCCACAGGCGCATACGCAGGCGGTATGGATCGCTCAGGTCAGTCGATCGCACCGCTTTTCGAAACAGGCAGCTATGTTGAACTGAGCTTCGGCTCCGTGAGCCCGGATGTCTCAGGCACGCTCGGGGCCGATTCCGGTGACGTCACCCCCTCGTTCAGCATGGTGTCGGGTGCCTATAAACAAGACTTCAACGAACAGCTGTCCTTTGCGCTGATCATCGACCAGCCCTTTGGCGCGGACGTCGATTACGGCACAGGCACCGGCTATCCGATCGCAGGCTCCAACGCGTCGGTGGACACCACAGGCGTGACCGCGATCTTGCGCTACAAGTTCAATGATCGTTTCTCGGTCTACGGCGGTGTGCGCAACCTCTCCTCTGAAGGGGAAGTGCAACTTGTTCTGCCGCCAAGCGGGACGCCATACGAAATGACGACCAGCAACGAAAACGATTGGTCCTATCTGGTCGGTGTGGCCTATGAAATCCCGGACATCGCCCTGCGGGCGAGCCTGACCTACAACTCCGGCACGGATATTTCGTTTGATACCCATGAGGAATACGGGCCGGGTTTGGCAGCAACTCTGGACAGCACGATGGATGTGACCATGCCGAAGTCGATCAACTTCGATTTCCAGACCGGCATCGCGGCTGACACCTTGCTGATGTTCTCAGCCCGCTGGGTGGAATGGACTTCCACCACGATTGCTCCAGATGCCTACACTGGGCTCCTTACTCTCGCAGGCGCGGCTGACACAGACCTCGTGAACCACGACGACGACACGATTTCCTACACACTGGGTGTAGGCCGCCGGTTCAACGACAAGCTCTCCGGCTCTCTGTCCATCGGCTATGAAAAGGCCAATGGCGGCATCTCTGGCAACCTGTCGCCGACCGATGGCTACAAATCCATCTCAGCCGGCCTGAAATACCAGATCACCGAACAGACCGCGATCTCCGGTGGCGTCAGCTACGCCTGGATCGGGGACACGACCACCAGCATTGGCGGTGAATTCGAAGACAACAACGCCCTGGGTGTTGGCATCCGTCTGTCGCATCACTTCTGA